The DNA window AGAGGGGCAGGTGAGGCTCGACCTGGAGTTGGAGACTTACTTGAAGCAGGAGAGCTAACTTGAAGTTGGGATTGGAAAACCGGCGCATGGTGTTGCTGCTGGCGGTGACCGTTGCGGCGGGACTGTATACCGTGCCGCGCATGTTCCGCAGCCCGGAGCCGCAGCCGGTGGCTTCCACCCCCGTGAACGCGGCGCCGACAGCCACCACGCGCTCGCGCAACGCGCCCCGGCGCGCGCGTCGCGGACCACCGGCCGCTTCGCTCAATCCCACCCTGCGTCTGGACTTGCTGCGTGCCAGCCAGGAGACGGAGTACAAGGGCACGGGAAGGAACATCTTTCAGAGTCAGATCGAAATCCCCAAGCCGGTGGCGGACGTGGTGCGGCCAGCCGGCCCAGGCGCAGGAGCGACGGTTGCGGGGCAACCACCCGCGCCGCCGCCTATCAACTTGAAGTTCTTCGGGTTCGCCAGCCAGCCGGGCGAGCCTAAAAAGGTTTTCCTCTCGCAGGGAGAGAACGTGTTCATCGGCGCCGAGGGCGACATCATCAACCGGCGCTACAAGATCGTGCGCATCGGCGTGGGCACGGTGGAGGTGGAGGACCTGCAGTACAACCATCGCCAGACCCTGCCGCTGACACAAAGCTAGTGCCGGCAGCCAGCGGCTGGTTTGCTCGTCCATGAAACGGCGTTACTTCACGCGATCGACACAAGCCTCGAGCGAGCGCGGCTACGCCATGCTGGCCATCCTGCTGGCGCTCATGTTGATGCTGCTGGCCATGGCGGTGTCGGCGCCGGTGATCGCGCAGCAGATCAAACGCGACCGCGAGGAAGAGATGATCCGGCGCGGGCGGCAGTACGTGCGCGCCATCCAGCGCTACGTTCGCAAGTTCGGACGTTATCCCGCCAAGATGGAGGACTTGGAGAACACCAACAACCTGCGCTTCCTGCGCCGCCGCTACAAGGATCCGATGACGGAAAGCGGCGAGTGGCGCATCATCCACTTCGGCGAAGCGCGGCCCAGGGCCGGGCAGCCATTCGGCGGCGGGCAGGCGCAAGCGGGTCAGGCGGTCCTGCCCGGCGCGCGACCGGCGGGCGGAACCAGCGAACAACCCGGCTCCGCCACCAGACCGGCGGGCCGACCTGCGGGCGATTCGCTCTCGGGCCGGCGCTTCGGCGGCGGTCCCATCGTAGGCGTCGCCAGCAAGAGCGAAGAGGAGTCCATCCGCGAACTCGACGGCAAGAATCACTACAACGAATGGGAGTTCGTCTACGACGTATCCCAAGACCCGGGCGCGCGCCCGCCCGTTCAGCCGGGACAGACGGCGCAGCCGGGACGGCCTGGTCAACCCGGGAAGCCGAGCACGCCCACGCCGGGAACGCAGCCGCAAGGCAGGCCACTACAGCCCACTCTGCCGCCAGACAAGTGAGACATTTGTAATTTGCGTGATGTCGCCGCTGGGGCCGGGAGAGATTGCGCGTTACAGATTACCCATCGCAATCCCGCGCAAGACACAAAGGCCCCGTCGCGAAGACGGGGCCAAGACTCGGCAGCCTATACGTTGAAGGAGGAGCCGCAGCCGCAGGTGGTCTTGACGTTGGGGTTTTCGAACTTGAAGCCGGCGCCCTCGAGCGTCTCCACGTAGTCCACGACGCAGCCGTTCAGGTACATGAGCGAGGTGGCGTCGACAAAAACCTTGAGGCCGTCGAAGTCAAAGCTCTTGTCCATCATGCCGGCAGAGTTCTCAAAGGCCATGGAGTAAGAGAAGCCGGAGCAGCCGCCGCCGACCACGCCGACCCGCAGGCCGGCCGGGACAGGATCCTGCTGCGCCATGATCTCCTTGACCTTGGCGATGGCCGCGGGGGTCAGGGTGACGGGCGGAGCCTTGGGGGTCGTTTCGACGTTCGGTGTGGTGGTTGTGGACATTCGTATCTCCTTCGCGGCTGATTATAGCACGGGCCCGTGAGGCCCTTCATTAGCTTCCAGCTACGAGCCCTCACACAATTAGATGCTGTGGAGACGGAGGGGATGCGGGGCCGCAGGAGTGCTCCCATGCCGGCCGCGGTTTCGCCGGCCCTGGTCACCGCGGCCAGCTACAATGGCGCGCATGGGCCGCTCGGATCGCGATCCCCTGTTCTTCCCGCCGTCCAAGTACGGCGATGAGCCGGAGCCGGAGGAATATTCGGCCGAAGTGGACGTGGAAGAACAGCAGAAGGGGCTGAAAGCGGTGCTGTTTTTCGGCCTGCTGTTACTGCTGGTGGGGGTGCTGTTCCGGTACTGCTAGGGGGCCGGAGAGGAGGCCCCTGAAATTTGCGCTTGCGGTCGGTTGCGGGGCTATAATCTGCGGCAGGGACCCCCTATCGGCTGGCCTGACACGCGGGTTGCCGCCGGTCCTTGGGCGCAGACGATCCCGGGCTCCGAGCGAGGTAGCGTATGCCGACCATGACCATGATGTTGATCATCTGGGGTGCGATCACCGCGGTGCTTGTGGTTCTGCTGATCTATCGCAGCACGCTCACCATCCACGAGGACGACCAGCTGTTCATCGACGAGTCGGAATCGCACATGGCACAGGAGCAGCAGGAGCTGGTCGCCAGGATCGACAAGCTCACGCCGCTGGTGCGCATGTTCGGGGCCGCCTCGGGTGTGCTGGCGGTGGTGATCTTCGGCTTCTGGCTCTACCAGGGCTTCATGCAGAACTACTGAGCGCCCGGGGAGCCGACGCGCCGCGACGCTGGTGAGCGCG is part of the Terriglobales bacterium genome and encodes:
- a CDS encoding iron-sulfur cluster assembly accessory protein yields the protein MSTTTTPNVETTPKAPPVTLTPAAIAKVKEIMAQQDPVPAGLRVGVVGGGCSGFSYSMAFENSAGMMDKSFDFDGLKVFVDATSLMYLNGCVVDYVETLEGAGFKFENPNVKTTCGCGSSFNV